In Candidatus Lokiarchaeota archaeon, the sequence GAATATTGTTCTCAATATGGGGACTAGTTATGTCATACCTATCATGGATGATTTTCCAGCCCCTACCTTTCTTGTTCTCGTGGTTCTCAAGATCAAGTATCTGAAAGGCCTGTGAGAAGGTTAGGGCATCATTTACGGTTGTTTCTTCAACAAGATTACGGACATGCCGTTTTACCAGTTTGGGTTCCATAATTCGTTTTTCAAATATGGTTGCACCGATTGCTACGGTAAGGGGAATCAACAACAGAACACTTCCAAAAATCGTATTTCGACCAACAAATCCTCCGAGGATCTCCTTTTCAGAGGACAGAATGAGTTCTCCTAGATTTGCTTCATCATACCTCAGATTACCTTCCGCTATTGATATTCCTACCTGTGCACCCCGGAAGAATCCCTTTCCTGCCTGAGCGGCACTAGAAAGGAAATGGCGGTACTGGGTATCGGAAAAACTTTGGATTCTATTAACATTGCCAGGTTTGGGTGCACTTGCCTCAATCAGCAACGCAAGCTGGCCACAAGAGCTGAGTCTCCAAGCCACATTCGTCTTCTTCATGAATTACCACCCTGTTCTCTGTTTTAGACCAAAAAGACTTATTCATGTCTTTCCTCACCCCAACAGGGTTGAATGTATGGAAAACATCTCAGCTAGGTTAACATTTTCGCAGGTTGGAATATTTGTTTCTGCTATTGTATATTTGGCTGTTAGGGGTGGCTTGGTCATGCTTACAATCAACGGTCCATTATGGATTGTTCAGGGCGGCTGGCTTGCGATAGCCTTGCCGATTATTCCTGTAATCGTGATGGGCTTTACTGCATGTTGCGTATCGTATGCCTATTCGTATGTCGGTCTTTGGATGATGGATAATGACTTATACTTGCTAGGAATAGTCACTATATTCCTTTCAGTCATTATAGCCCCTGGGATTTTCGCTGCATACTCATGGTTCGGCTTCGAAATCATAATCTAAACGATTCGAGGCATTATGTCCGCAGCTCTACCCTCAAGCAGGATATCTGCTACCCCTTTGCGGTTGTTGCCATTCAGATTAACAAGTATGATTCTTGCATCCGACTTCTTGGCCAGATGCGGCAAATAGGCAGCGGGATAGACTTGTAAACTGGTTCCAATAACAAGCATGAGATCCGTCTTTCGACAGATACCTATTGCTTCTGACATGGCGTCCTGAGGTAGGGGTTCTCCAAAGAGTATGGCTTCGGATTTGAGGATACCATCGCATTCATCACACTTGGGTGGTATTTCGCCTTCCACTACTCGTCGCTGTATCTTCTCGCCCACATATTTTTTCCCGCACTCAAGGCAATAGGCTCTAAGATAATTCCCATGGAGTTCGACTACTTTCTGATTGCCCGCCTGTTGGTGTAGGTTATCGATATTCTGAGTAATAATTCCCAGAAGCTTGCTTCTCTCCTCCAACTTGGCTAGGGCCCTGTGAGCTTCGTTCGGATGGGCATCAAGAATAACCTCAGCTAGCTCTTGCCCCATCTCCCAGAACTTACTTGGATCCCTCATGAAACTGTCATAGGTGGCATATTCATTTGGATTATATTTTTCCCATAAACCCCCTTCTGAACGGAAATCCGGTATTCCTGAATCTACGCTGATTCCCGCTCCAGTCAGTGCTGAGATATTTTCCGCTTCTTCAACCCATTTCCTAGCCTTGGAAATTGCCTCATCTAATGACATAGCCTTTGTATTCGTATCAGCCCAAATGTTACTTTCGGTTTTTTCACTTTCTTCACTCTTTGATGGGCTTTTCGAAAAGTTTTTCTTGGTTAGAACGCGACTGGCGGCGAGAGTCACCAATGGGGATGCGGCCCGAGCGGTCGTTTTGCAGCCGATGTAGATTATCGGCTTGCTTCTGTGCATGTTTGCCAATCAGAGTCAATCTTGAATAATCAGGGTGACCGAACAATGCAGGATGAAGAGGAAACTGTGATGGATAGCTCAGATACACCTGAAAACGACGCTGAGCCAGAAGCATTTGAGCTGACACCTGAAAATGAGCTCGAAAGAAAACTCACAGAGCACAAGGAGAAGACGGATGATTTGACAGATAGACTTCAGCGTCTCCAAGCAGAATTCGAGAACTATAAGAAACGAATGAACAAGAGAATCGACGACATACGAGGAGTCGCTGGTGAATCTATTCTCCTCAAGCTCTTGGAAGTATATGATAACGTTGAAAGAGCTCTTGAAGTTGATTTTGAAGAGAATCCCGAAGCTGCCGAGGAAGGAGTTGCAGCTATACGCAAACAACTTGGGAAGCTATTTACACATGAAGGGGTTCGTCCCATTGAATGTGATGGGAAACAATTCGACCCTTACTACCAACATGCAGTTCAAAAGGTACATAATCCGGATAAACCTGATGGTGTCGTCCTAGAAGAATACCAGAAAGGCTACATGTTGAAGAACAAGGTGTTGCGTCCTGCACTTGTTTGCGTCAACAGACACAAGATTGATGAAGAGGATTCATCGGACAATAATGATGATAGCAAAAATGATGATACTGGTGAGTGATTAGAGTGACCGTAGTTGGCATAGATTTAGGCACTACAAATAGTGGAATAGCCTATATGGAAGGAGGAAAGCCCCAGATTATTCCCAATGCGGAGGGCAAAAGGCTTACTCCCTCTGTTGTAGGCATTACAGAAAAAGGCGAGATTATTGTGGGAGAATTGGCCAAAAGGCAGGCAATTTCAATGCCTGGTAGGACTATCAGATCAATCAAGCGACATATGGGTGAAGATTACACCGTTGAGATTGACGACAAGCAATACACCCCTCAAGAAATCTCCGCCATGATACTTAGAAAACTGAAGAGTGATGCAGAGGACTACCTTGATGAGGAAATTGAACAAGCCGTTATCACGGTACCTGCGTACTTCAATGATAGCCAGCGACAGGCAACAAAGGATGCAGGTCGTATTGCTGGCCTAGACGTTCTTAGGATCGTGAATGAACCCACCGCATCAACCCTCGCTTACGGGCTTGGCAAGAAGGAAGAGATGAAGGTATTAGTCTACGATCTTGGTGGAGGAACATTCGACGTTTCCATACTCGATATAGCTGAAGATGTTTACGAGGTTATGTCCACAGCCGGAGACACCAAGCTAGGTGGCGATGATTGGGATCAGCGTATCATGGACTGGATTGTGGAGGAATTCAAGAAAGAGCATGGTGTCGATCTCTCAGATAGTTTGGAGGCCATGCAGAGGATAA encodes:
- the grpE gene encoding nucleotide exchange factor GrpE — translated: MQDEEETVMDSSDTPENDAEPEAFELTPENELERKLTEHKEKTDDLTDRLQRLQAEFENYKKRMNKRIDDIRGVAGESILLKLLEVYDNVERALEVDFEENPEAAEEGVAAIRKQLGKLFTHEGVRPIECDGKQFDPYYQHAVQKVHNPDKPDGVVLEEYQKGYMLKNKVLRPALVCVNRHKIDEEDSSDNNDDSKNDDTGE
- a CDS encoding NAD-dependent protein deacylase; amino-acid sequence: MHRSKPIIYIGCKTTARAASPLVTLAASRVLTKKNFSKSPSKSEESEKTESNIWADTNTKAMSLDEAISKARKWVEEAENISALTGAGISVDSGIPDFRSEGGLWEKYNPNEYATYDSFMRDPSKFWEMGQELAEVILDAHPNEAHRALAKLEERSKLLGIITQNIDNLHQQAGNQKVVELHGNYLRAYCLECGKKYVGEKIQRRVVEGEIPPKCDECDGILKSEAILFGEPLPQDAMSEAIGICRKTDLMLVIGTSLQVYPAAYLPHLAKKSDARIILVNLNGNNRKGVADILLEGRAADIMPRIV